One genomic window of Arachis hypogaea cultivar Tifrunner chromosome 8, arahy.Tifrunner.gnm2.J5K5, whole genome shotgun sequence includes the following:
- the LOC112707194 gene encoding uncharacterized protein — translation MSFQDKNDSFVEKGISEVEGGSKDCTGNGKRLLEQDKFDYLQSSVKKLKVSSEQDSVDKEPALVQYSIEECQTKREVEEKRLQLHSLEKDIEELCKELESKRKQVGSIQGELSSYSWDLTIKRREHGSIQRCIERRHKEFEAKGDQFNHMQKLIGTVGKHLRLKEQQYVRELEAVAMVINERDELHKKMLRELEEYDEQIEEKESQLHLMEDLRRECEEELKVEQKEFLLVLDNFDKKREMKEEELKDLSKKIAKCTKELKTKEGEIDAMKKLIDAEAEKLQLENRKLLKVISLNGYHHVQLKELQSKEKEFAARVEELESKEKQYEERVNELESENKQIEGKVKEIQLREEEHKKQVEEFVLMKVNFDCKLNELDSKEKHYEERVKKLNSVKSEIEGKVKELQSREKELQSQVEEFALKKEHFDCKLNEIESKEKQYEEQVSKLTSKNSQIEGKAKEHETREKELKSQVEEFARNKENFEYKLKELESKEKQYEEQVKKLNSEKNQIKGWIKELDAREKELECQVEKYALNKENFEFQLKELQLKEKNFEGQMEKLRSRESKIEVRTKKLKSKEKQFERLEKKLSFKEKKYAKHKEMLKSTQKQFEAEMKIFESKKNQFEEKWKNLGLKILQSEPSKKSLREENEQDNQLSRGSDVRSFELFSNDEQTDFHKNILVYLQCQSDPAELILEIMKDPMLPFCSQGDHSHIFLLEQLMRISPVIKPHVREEAMKFALYLKANLRASTENSLVVLGFLMILSTYGLVSSFDEDEILKFLQIAARHKEAVELFRILGFVNKIYGFVENLIKNQQYIEAVSFIWAYGLAEKYQSIHLLQAHVNKAKLNCENNYKENKSTETKVESIDEGISSLKTVLQFIRENNIECKELVEEVEDHIVKLKWHMVNIVKANIQSVTRKGAS, via the exons ATGAGCTTTCAGGATAAAAATGATAGCTTTGTTGAGAAGGGTATTTCAGAAGTTGAGGGAGGAAGCAAAGATTGTACTGGTAATGGCAAGAGATTACTAGAACAAGATAAGTTTGATTACTTGCAATCTTCGGTTAAGAAGTTGAAAGTCTCTTCTGAACAGGACTCGGTAGATAAAGAACCTGCATTGGTTCAATATTCTATTGAGGAATGCCAAACAAAGAGAGAAGTTGAAGAGAAGAGGTTGCAATTGCACTCCCTAGAGAAAGATATTGAGGAGCTGTGCAAAGAGCTTGAAAGTAAGAGAAAACAGGTTGGTTCTATTCAAGGAGAATTGAGTTCTTATTCCTGGGATCTTACAATCAAAAGGAGAGAACATGGATCAATCCAAAGATGCATTGAACGGCGCCACAAAGAGTTTGAAGCAAAGGGAGATCAGTTCAATCACATGCAGAAGCTGATAGGAACAGTTGGGAAGCATTTAAGGTTAAAGGAGCAACAATATGTCAGGGAACTTGAAGCAGTGGCAATGGTGATCAATGAACGCGATGAACTTCACAAGAAGATGTTGAGGGAACTTGAAGAGTATGATGAGCAAATTGAAGAAAAGGAATCACAGCTCCATTTGATGGAGGACTTGAGGAGAGAGTGTGAAGAGGAGCTCAAGGTAGAACAGAAAGAATTTCTTCTAGTGCTGGATAACTTTGACAAGAAAAGGGAAATGAAGGAAGAGGAACTGAAGGATCTTTCAAAGAAAATTGCTAAGTGTACAAAGGAACTTAAGACCAAAGAGGGAGAGATTGATGCAATGAAGAAACTGATTGATGCCGAAGCTGAGAAGTTGCAACTTGAAAATAGGAAGTTACTTAAGGTAATTTCATTAAATGGATATCATCATGTTCAGTTGAAGGAGCTTCAGTCCAAAGAAAAGGAATTTGCAGCACGGGTGGAAGAGCTTGAATCAAAAGAGAAGCAATATGAAGAACGAGTGAATGAACTCGAGTCAGAAAATAAGCAAATTGAAGGCAAAGTGAAAGAGATCCAGTTAAGAGAGGAGGAACATAAAAAGCAAGTGGAGGAGTTTGTTTTAATGAAGGTGAATTTTGACTGCAAATTAAATGAGCTTGATTCGAAAGAGAAGCACTATGAAGAACGAGTGAAGAAGCTCAATTCAGTGAAGAGTGAAATTGAAGGCAAAGTGAAAGAGCTCCAATCAAGAGAGAAAGAACTTCAAAGCCAAGTGGAGGAGTTTGCCTTAAAAAAGGAACATTTTGATTGCAAGTTAAATGAGATTGAATCAAAAGAGAAGCAGTATGAAGAACAGGTGAGCAAACTCACTTCAAAAAACAGTCAAATTGAAGGTAAAGCGAAAGAGCACGAAACGAGAGAGAAGGAGCTTAAAAGCCAAGTGGAGGAGTTTGCACGAAACAAGGAGAATTTTGAATACAAATTGAAGGAGCTTGAATCCAAAGAGAAGCAATATGAAGAACAAGTTAAGAAACTCAATTCAGAAAAGAACCAAATTAAAGGCTGGATTAAGGAGCTTGACGCAAGAGAGAAGGAGCTCGAATGCCAAGTCGAGAAGTATGCATTAAATAAGGAGAATTTTGAGTTCCAATTGAAGGAGCTCCAATTAAAAGAGAAGAATTTTGAAGGCCAGATGGAAAAGCTTAGGTCAAGAGAGAGTAAGATTGAAGTACGAACAAAAAAACTCAAGTCAAAAGAGAAGCAATTCGAGAGACTAGAGAAGAAGCTCAGCTTCAAAGAGAAAAAGTATGCAAAGCACAAGGAGATGCTCAAGTCAACACAGAAGCAGTTTGAAGCAGAGATGAAAATTTTTGAGTCAAAAAAGAATCAATTTGAAGAGAAATGGAAGAATCTTGGGCTTAAAATACTGCAGTCTGAACCGTCGAAAAAATCATTGAGAGAGGAAAATGAGCAGG ATAATCAATTAAGTCGCGGCAGCGATGTAAGAAGTTTCGAGCTTTTCTCAAATGATGAGCAAACAGATTTTCACAAAAACATTTTAGTTTATCTGCAGTGTCAATCAGATCCAGCAGAACTAATTTTGGAAATAATGAAAGATCCAATGCTTCCATTTTGTAGCCAGGGAGACCATAGCCACATCTTTCTGCTTGAACAGCTAATGAGAATCTCCCCTGTCATTAAACCTCATGTTAGAGAAGAGGCAATGAAGTTTGCACTTTATTTGAAAGCTAACTTGAGAGCAAGTACTGAAAATTCTTTAGTAGTTCTTGGTTTCTTGATGATTTTGTCAACTTATGGATTAGTTTCCTCTTTTGATGAGGATGAGATATTAAAGTTTCTCCAAATTGCTGCTCGGCACAAGGAAGCTGTAGAGCTGTTTCGGATTCTCGGTTTTGTGAATAAAATCTATG GTTTTGTTGAGAATCTCATCAAGAATCAGCAGTATATTGAAGCTGTCAGTTTCATTTGGGCATATGGGTTGGCTGAGAAGTATCAATCAATTCATCTGTTGCAAGCACATGTGAACAAAGCAAAGTTGAATTGTGAGAACAATTACAAGGAAAACAAGTCCACTGAAACTaag GTTGAGTCCATAGATGAAGGAATTTCAAGCCTGAAAACTGTTCTGCAGTTCATCAGAGAGAACAACATAGAATGTAAAGAACTGGTTGAGGAGGTTGAAGATCACATTGTTAAGCTAAAATGGCATATGGTAAATATTGTCAAGGCCAACATccaaagtgttacaagaaaagGTGCTAGTTAG
- the LOC112705301 gene encoding uncharacterized protein isoform X1 — MGKKKLLESRCSPCYINDMMRHLEKTHSDAKLAEIEAIGFGFLRHIPKWPVKQDIMVALARSYNLDRNTLQLDAANISINADLIGRVFGLPSGGDDFPSFNDKNAAHVAVKNQFHRRTQTELRKFIYECSMESEADRMEFRRHFILVVLKMFLCPTTQPAISAWHIPPILDVSNPRRFIWPMKIFNWLKQAIKKYQLKKNKTCEGCMFALLVLYFQRLKHGQLEHCQEPEPWISAWTAEELEKKAINVLDEFQTRPKRERLSFFQIRKRSLGDSDDDYPVSTGMEDSDSNDNIPLSSRIALNSSLATSISKNDSSVQKVLPEPQKRNMLDCDHDDDIPVSTKMCSSQNYVQQAKKLKTSENASKHNLLPSLKEEETSITHLKGKEILSGQYSEECQKKREAANQKFHLLEKDIEELSKKLECKKKQFDSIHGQLSSYSSNVEVKKKEYERLQRGIEGQIKELESKEKRFSARMEDIELKERQIDERMMKLYSKEKQFEGQLEEVESIRKKYESKLKKILFKQKQVEAQSKELEAKMMQHEASVKSFKEQKQEVANYADNQSSTDKGSFRLFSSEPNDRDILDVLQSFSDPAKVTLDIIKDPIDSHCKKVDQAMAIDDSHIFLLEQLMKISPDIASHVREEAMELALHMKANMRLSTDNSLVVLSFLMILSIYKLVSSFDEDEVLKLFEIVAHHKPAIEVFQMIGFADKISDFVENLIKNEQYIEAVRFICAYDLAEKNLAADLFRKHVNKAKLTCESSCKEPKSIKIKAAKQEITSLKTVLQCISENNQECEDLVKEIQDRILEVEKLKRMIVTTSIKKNLQYLL, encoded by the exons ATGGGCAAAAAG AAATTGTTAGAGTCAAGGTGCTCACCCTGTTATATTAATGATATGATGCGCCATCTAGAAAAGACCCATTCCGATGCGAAGTTAGCGGAAATAGAAGCTATAGGCTTCGGATTCTTGAGGCACATCCCAAAGTGGCCTGTGAAGCAGGACATCATGGTGGCGTTGGCAAGGTCCTACAACCTTGATAGAAATACATTGCAGCTGGATGCTGCCAACATTTCAATTAACGCCGATTTAATTGGGCGTGTTTTCGGACTCCCTTCTGGTG GCGACGACTTCCCCTCTTTTAACGACAAGAATGCAGCTCATGTGGCAGTGAAAAATCAGTTCCATAGAAGAACACAGACCGAACTTCGCAAGTTCATATACGAATGCTCAATGGAAAGTGAAGCGGACAGGATGGAGTTTAGAAGACATTTCATATTAGTTGTTCTGAAAATGTTCTTGTGCCCCACAACCCAACCAGCAATCTCGGCATGGCACATTCCCCCAATTCTGGATGTTTCCAATCCAAGAAGATTCATTTGGCCAATGAAGATTTTCAACTGGTTGAAACAGGCAATCAAAAAGTACCAACTTAAAAAGAACAAGACATGCGAAGGTTGCATGTTCGCCTTGTTG GTATTGTACTTCCAACGGCTGAAACATGGCCAGTTAGAGCATTGTCAAGAACCGGAGCCATGGATTTCTGCATGGACTGCTGAGGAGCTAGAGAAGAAGGCAATAAATGTTCTTGACGAG TTTCAAACACGGCCTAAGAGAGAGAGACTAAGCTTCTTTCAGATAAGGAAAAGGTCTCTAGGTGATTCAGATGATGATTATCCAGTGAGTACTGGAATGGAAGATTCTGATAGTAATGACAATATTCCTTTGTCATCAcgcatagctctgaattcaagtTTAGCAACATCCATCAGTAAAAATGATAGCTCTGTTCAAAAGGTTCTTCCTGAACCTCAGAAACGAAATATGCTCGATTGTGACCATGATGATGATATTCCCGTGAGTACTAAGATGTGTAGTTCCCAAAACTATGTGCAGCAGGCCAAGAAATTAAAGACGTCGGAAAATGCTTCAAAACATAACTTACTCCCTTCTTTGAAAGAGGAAGAGACTTCTATAACACATTTGAAAGGAAAAGAGATATTGTCGGGTCAGTATTCAGAGGAATGCCAAAAGAAGAGAGAAGCTGCAAATCAGAAATTTCACTTGCTAGAGAAAGATATTGAGGAGCTCTCGAAAAAGCTTGAATGCAAGAAGAAACAATTTGATTCTATTCACGGACAATTGAGTTCATATTCTTCAAATGTTgaagtaaaaaagaaagaatatgaaAGGTTGCAAAGAGGCATCGAGGGACAGATAAAGGAGCTTGAGTCGAAAGAAAAGCGATTTTCTGCACGAATGGAAGACATTGAGTTGAAGGAGAGGCAAATTGACGAACGAATGATGAAACTCTATTCAAAAGAGAAGCAATTTGAAGGCCAATTGGAGGAAGTTGAATCAATCAGGAAGAAATATGAAAGCAAATTGAAGAAGATCCTATTCAAACAGAAGCAAGTTGAAGCTCAATCAAAGGAGCTTGAGGCTAAAATGATGCAGCATGAAGCATCTGTAAAATCATTCAAAGAGCAAAAACAAGAAG TTGCAAATTACGCAGATAATCAATCTTCTACTGATAAAGGGAGTTTTCGACTTTTCTCAAGTGAACCAAATGATAGAGACATTTTAGATGTTCTCCAATCGTTCTCGGATCCAGCAAAAGTCACTTTGGATATAATTAAGGATCCTATTGATTCACATTGTAAGAAGGTAGATCAAGCTATGGCTATAGATGATAGCCACATCTTCCTTCTTGAGCAGCTGATGAAAATCTCACCAGATATTGCATCTCATGTTAGAGAGGAGGCAATGGAGCTTGCTCTTCATATGAAAGCTAATATGAGATTAAGTACTGACAATTCATTGGTGGTTCTAAGTTTCCTAATGATCTTGTCAATTTATAAACTAGTATCCTCCTTTGATGAAGATGAAGTTTTAAAGCTTTTTGAAATTGTTGCTCACCACAAGCCAGCTATTGAGGTCTTCCAGATGATTGGTTTCGCAGATAAAATCTCTG ATTTTGTTGAGAATCTTATCAAGAATGAGCAGTATATCGAAGCTGTCAGATTCATTTGTGCATATGACTTGGCAGAGAAGAATCTAGCGGCTGATCTCTTTCGAAAACATGTGAACAAGGCAAAATTGACATGTGAGAGCAGTTGCAAGGAACCTAAGTCTATTAAG ATCAAAGCCGcaaaacaagaaatcacaagCCTCAAAACTGTTCTGCAGTGCATTTCGGAGAACAACCAAGAATGTGAAGATCTGGTTAAGGAGATTCAAGATCGCATTCTAGAGGTAGAAAAGCTTAAGAGAATGATTGTAACGacatctataaaaaaaaatttacaataccTTTTGTAA
- the LOC112705301 gene encoding uncharacterized protein isoform X2, with protein MGKKKLLESRCSPCYINDMMRHLEKTHSDAKLAEIEAIGFGFLRHIPKWPVKQDIMVALARSYNLDRNTLQLDAANISINADLIGRVFGLPSGGDDFPSFNDKNAAHVAVKNQFHRRTQTELRKFIYECSMESEADRMEFRRHFILVVLKMFLCPTTQPAISAWHIPPILDVSNPRRFIWPMKIFNWLKQAIKKYQLKKNKTCEGCMFALLVLYFQRLKHGQLEHCQEPEPWISAWTAEELEKKAINVLDEFQTRPKRERLSFFQIRKRSLGDSDDDYPVSTGMEDSDSNDNIPLSSRIALNSSLATSISKNDSSVQKVLPEPQKRNMLDCDHDDDIPVSTKMCSSQNYVQQAKKLKTSENASKHNLLPSLKEEETSITHLKGKEILSGQYSEECQKKREAANQKFHLLEKDIEELSKKLECKKKQFDSIHGQLSSYSSNVEVKKKEYERLQRGIEGQIKELESKEKRFSARMEDIELKERQIDERMMKLYSKEKQFEGQLEEVESIRKKYESKLKKILFKQKQVEAQSKELEAKMMQHEASVKSFKEQKQEDNQSSTDKGSFRLFSSEPNDRDILDVLQSFSDPAKVTLDIIKDPIDSHCKKVDQAMAIDDSHIFLLEQLMKISPDIASHVREEAMELALHMKANMRLSTDNSLVVLSFLMILSIYKLVSSFDEDEVLKLFEIVAHHKPAIEVFQMIGFADKISDFVENLIKNEQYIEAVRFICAYDLAEKNLAADLFRKHVNKAKLTCESSCKEPKSIKIKAAKQEITSLKTVLQCISENNQECEDLVKEIQDRILEVEKLKRMIVTTSIKKNLQYLL; from the exons ATGGGCAAAAAG AAATTGTTAGAGTCAAGGTGCTCACCCTGTTATATTAATGATATGATGCGCCATCTAGAAAAGACCCATTCCGATGCGAAGTTAGCGGAAATAGAAGCTATAGGCTTCGGATTCTTGAGGCACATCCCAAAGTGGCCTGTGAAGCAGGACATCATGGTGGCGTTGGCAAGGTCCTACAACCTTGATAGAAATACATTGCAGCTGGATGCTGCCAACATTTCAATTAACGCCGATTTAATTGGGCGTGTTTTCGGACTCCCTTCTGGTG GCGACGACTTCCCCTCTTTTAACGACAAGAATGCAGCTCATGTGGCAGTGAAAAATCAGTTCCATAGAAGAACACAGACCGAACTTCGCAAGTTCATATACGAATGCTCAATGGAAAGTGAAGCGGACAGGATGGAGTTTAGAAGACATTTCATATTAGTTGTTCTGAAAATGTTCTTGTGCCCCACAACCCAACCAGCAATCTCGGCATGGCACATTCCCCCAATTCTGGATGTTTCCAATCCAAGAAGATTCATTTGGCCAATGAAGATTTTCAACTGGTTGAAACAGGCAATCAAAAAGTACCAACTTAAAAAGAACAAGACATGCGAAGGTTGCATGTTCGCCTTGTTG GTATTGTACTTCCAACGGCTGAAACATGGCCAGTTAGAGCATTGTCAAGAACCGGAGCCATGGATTTCTGCATGGACTGCTGAGGAGCTAGAGAAGAAGGCAATAAATGTTCTTGACGAG TTTCAAACACGGCCTAAGAGAGAGAGACTAAGCTTCTTTCAGATAAGGAAAAGGTCTCTAGGTGATTCAGATGATGATTATCCAGTGAGTACTGGAATGGAAGATTCTGATAGTAATGACAATATTCCTTTGTCATCAcgcatagctctgaattcaagtTTAGCAACATCCATCAGTAAAAATGATAGCTCTGTTCAAAAGGTTCTTCCTGAACCTCAGAAACGAAATATGCTCGATTGTGACCATGATGATGATATTCCCGTGAGTACTAAGATGTGTAGTTCCCAAAACTATGTGCAGCAGGCCAAGAAATTAAAGACGTCGGAAAATGCTTCAAAACATAACTTACTCCCTTCTTTGAAAGAGGAAGAGACTTCTATAACACATTTGAAAGGAAAAGAGATATTGTCGGGTCAGTATTCAGAGGAATGCCAAAAGAAGAGAGAAGCTGCAAATCAGAAATTTCACTTGCTAGAGAAAGATATTGAGGAGCTCTCGAAAAAGCTTGAATGCAAGAAGAAACAATTTGATTCTATTCACGGACAATTGAGTTCATATTCTTCAAATGTTgaagtaaaaaagaaagaatatgaaAGGTTGCAAAGAGGCATCGAGGGACAGATAAAGGAGCTTGAGTCGAAAGAAAAGCGATTTTCTGCACGAATGGAAGACATTGAGTTGAAGGAGAGGCAAATTGACGAACGAATGATGAAACTCTATTCAAAAGAGAAGCAATTTGAAGGCCAATTGGAGGAAGTTGAATCAATCAGGAAGAAATATGAAAGCAAATTGAAGAAGATCCTATTCAAACAGAAGCAAGTTGAAGCTCAATCAAAGGAGCTTGAGGCTAAAATGATGCAGCATGAAGCATCTGTAAAATCATTCAAAGAGCAAAAACAAGAAG ATAATCAATCTTCTACTGATAAAGGGAGTTTTCGACTTTTCTCAAGTGAACCAAATGATAGAGACATTTTAGATGTTCTCCAATCGTTCTCGGATCCAGCAAAAGTCACTTTGGATATAATTAAGGATCCTATTGATTCACATTGTAAGAAGGTAGATCAAGCTATGGCTATAGATGATAGCCACATCTTCCTTCTTGAGCAGCTGATGAAAATCTCACCAGATATTGCATCTCATGTTAGAGAGGAGGCAATGGAGCTTGCTCTTCATATGAAAGCTAATATGAGATTAAGTACTGACAATTCATTGGTGGTTCTAAGTTTCCTAATGATCTTGTCAATTTATAAACTAGTATCCTCCTTTGATGAAGATGAAGTTTTAAAGCTTTTTGAAATTGTTGCTCACCACAAGCCAGCTATTGAGGTCTTCCAGATGATTGGTTTCGCAGATAAAATCTCTG ATTTTGTTGAGAATCTTATCAAGAATGAGCAGTATATCGAAGCTGTCAGATTCATTTGTGCATATGACTTGGCAGAGAAGAATCTAGCGGCTGATCTCTTTCGAAAACATGTGAACAAGGCAAAATTGACATGTGAGAGCAGTTGCAAGGAACCTAAGTCTATTAAG ATCAAAGCCGcaaaacaagaaatcacaagCCTCAAAACTGTTCTGCAGTGCATTTCGGAGAACAACCAAGAATGTGAAGATCTGGTTAAGGAGATTCAAGATCGCATTCTAGAGGTAGAAAAGCTTAAGAGAATGATTGTAACGacatctataaaaaaaaatttacaataccTTTTGTAA